The region AATTAAACTTAATGGGCACTTGAAGTGAAGGGCTCTGATATTTGTTAAAATGGAGTTAAGTCAAATAAATCATACATTGAGATATAGTCCAACTTGCTAAGGATTTAATAGGTTgagtctttgtatttttattttcttcttccatttcaTAATAGTGCAGTGTTATTCATCAAAATAAATCTATATGCTGTTACCTGATTTATCTGAAATACGTATCTAATGCTGGGGACACAGAAGACTTTAGCTGAGCCAGGCACACTTGTGCTTAGTTGGCTTTGTGGCTGGTGTAACTCAAGGCCAGACTGTGGCTAGACCACCTGCCAGAGTTTGAAATTGCTGCTCCCATATGAGCCCTACATCTCACATCCAAGTGCTGTGTTCACTAGACCAACTAGTATGTAAAGAGGCCTTAAAATGATGACTTATTAATCTCAGATATTTTCTAAACCACTATTTTGCCACTGCAAATGCTGATTATTGACAATACACTTGAAGGCCCTTCTGTACTATCACTGATGATGCTGAAAATTTGATGAGACCATCCTTGCAATTTGTGATAATCTCATCCTTACAATGCAAGGAACCACTTCCGGTGAAGTGCACTGGATCCAAGTAAACAGCATTGTCTTTAGTTGCTTTTCTCTGTTACCACTATAGACATAACCATGATCTCATTGACTGGCAAGTAAAATGACCAGGAAGACTTCGATTGGGTGTGGTCAGCTTCGTGGTCACTTTGGTTAACTTCCCAAGTGTGTCGCGTTGTATCTTGGGAGGACAAGGATGAAAGAAACCTGAGtcttagcattaaaaaaaaaaaaaaaaaaaaacaaaactctgacAAACCAGAAGTGGTTCCTTGattcaattaatatttactgagcacctacggTGAGTCAGGCACTAGGCCAGAGTCTCTGCCCTTATGGAGCTCCATCTACGGGGAAGTCAGACATGTGACCCGGCATTCGCGACGGTTCTCAATGACGCTGTAGCAGTTACCACCCCAGGTGTGACAGGGGACTGTGGGAAGGCTTTGGGGGCTCACATAATAAGTAGGACAAGTTTAGGTAACAGAAAAGGGGGAAGGGCATTCTGGGCAGTTGGAAATAAAGTTAACTACAAAAACACAGAGGTGTGAAAGGCTGTGGCCAGTAAAGCTGCAGAGGTAGGGCAGAGCCAGACTGAGAAGACATGTAGGTCACGTTGAAGCATTTGAACTCTCTTCTGTAAGCCATgttggggggtgagggtgggcaCAGATGCttttaagcaggggagtgacatCAGATTCAATGTTGGAGTCTGGGGTTTAAGCGAGTACTGTCACTGATGGATTATATGTACGATGAACCAGAATGCAGAGGCTGGAAGcagagaagactgaaaaggagtcTACTGCAATAATCTAGGCAGATGATGGCAAGGACTTGCACTTAAGGCAGTAGAACTGGCAACAGAGGGAAgacagagttgagaaaacttTCTAAAGTAGGCGAATAGGATGTGGTACCTGGCGGGACTTGAGTTGGAGGTGCTGTGCTAGGGGAGAACAAGGAATCAAGGGCTGGGGTAGCAAGTCTGGAAACTCCATGGGTGATGCTATGAAGCACTTCTCTGCCGTCTGAAATTCTCATAGAGtaacattttttccccactttttctCTGCTCCACGTCCTGTTCCGAGAGGGGCGCCACTGCCGGTCCGCGGCCGGCAGCCTCCGAGGGgcctgctgggaaatgtagtctcccGCAGGGGGTCCTGGGAGCGGGAAGTGCGTTGACCCCTGCCCCCGAAGCCCCGGAGACCCGGATGTGGAGGGTCTCAAGCATCCTTACCCAGCCTCTGGCAGGGGACGCTCCACCCCCGGCCGCCCAGTTAGCTTCTCACCTCCCCAGAAAACGCGCCCCCGTCCCCTAGCCTTCCCAAGAAGGGCCGAAACGGTAAGAGCAGTGAGCACACCACAGAGCGCTGCATAGGAACCCCATCCCAGTCCCTAACTAGAACATGAGAGGAATGGCTAGAGGCGGTCTCTTCTCAAGCATGAGGTTTTCGGGACCACGGGACCACGCCAGGCCAGGACACCTTGGCCAGGGGTCACCCAGTTGCCCCAGCCCAGCGATTTTTGAGCCGCGCTCACGCGGACGCGTCGACCCCGCCCCCGAGCCGCTCTCTCCTCCCTGTGCGCAGAGGGTGCACAGGACGCGCTGGAGGCCGGAACTTCGCGCCCCCTAGGGGCAGAGGGCAGTGGCGAGCGGCCGGGGCTGGATGGCGCTGGGTGGCAAGGTTCAAGAGGCTGGCTGGGTCGCAAGGCCAGGCGGGATTAGAGTGAGGCGAAGGCGAGTGAGGCGCTGAATTGTGGTACAGAATTTCACGGGGCGCCTCCaaactcagtaatcaagataaacAACATTGTAATGCGgtatttcaaaaatcaaaatgaatgtAAAAAAATGCGTAATGAACAAAATATCGACCATTTAAATAAAGACAATGCAGAATCCCTGTCCTCCTGGTGAATGTCGAGGgacgggaggagggagggaatctGACTTGGACCGGGAGGTGCTGCTCCAGCATCCCCAGCACCCTTCCCCAAAAAGCACCGAAGTCGTCACAGTTGAGCTTCCGGGTGGGCGGGACTGCCAGCTGCCAGACCGTGGCCACACCCACTCTGCGACACCTGCCTCTATACCGCCCACCAGGCTCAGAGGAGGAACCTGAGTCCCAAGACTGGGTGAGATCTGAGACAGATCTGGACGGAATCCAAGCTCATGTCCTGACCTAAGCAGAAGGGCCAGCCCAGGGGAGGCAGTATTACTGAGTTCCCCTCCCTCTCAACCGTCCCAGGCCTTAGTATTTTCAGAGCGCCTCTTAATATGAGAAACTAGCTTCCAGGTAACTAAAAGGGATTGTGCAAACAAATCCTCCTCCCACGCCCACCTCTGCCACGTACCTAACATCCATCTGCAGGTAGAGATTTTGCAGAGAATACAATCCACCCCTGAGGAAGCTGAGCCCCAAAGGCCACTCGGAAGAGTATAAACAGGACCTGATcttaacaactatttattgagcgCCTACTGTGGATGTGCCTGGCTCAGGCTTCCAACTCTGGCCCTGACTTGTGCTCTACGAAGTGCCGTTGATGGGGAACATGCAAGAAGCTTTCCCTTCTTTAGGGACCCCGTGCCCTGGGGCATGTGTTGCTCCCAGCTTCAGGAGACAAGTGGCATCCATTAGCTGTCACCTTGAGGAAGCCTCTTATATTTGCTCCAGGTGAAAGTGCTCTTTCTCCACTGCCAGCATCAGTCCTGAGTCCTTCTCCTTCGCGACACAAAGCTACCCTGGGACTGGGGCTGTCTTCCTCATTTTTATAACCTTTGGGAGAAGCTAGCAAGTGCTAGCATGTGGTGCCTGCGGACCGATGCCACCAGTGAAAGGGCTCGAGCCTTGAGGAAGAGTGGGGAACTGACATTTACCAAATCATTTCCTTGACCCGGGTGTTTCAGGTAGGTGGTCCCATGAATCCCTTGCCACAATCCTGAGAGGTAACTATCatcatccctgttttacagatgaagaaactgaagctcagaagagGTAGACCTGTCCGAGGTCACACAGATAGGAAGAGAGAAGCCTGGACACTGTTAGAAGCTGAGAGAGGGGTTACTTCCCTTCAGCCCCTATTCTATGTGGGTACAGTTCTAGATGCACCAAGCCTGATAAAAGGCAAGACTGTGGGACAGGGCACCAGATGTATGGGGTTCATGGTTCCACTGGGTGGGCAGTAGGCCTCCCCCAACCTCAAAAAGGCTACAGTCTGTGCCCCTCCCAGGAACAAAGCAAGCTaccaggaggaaagagaagggccTCACAGCTTAGACTTGGCTCTGGGCACACACTGTGCATTGCTTAAGGAAGCCTCCCTCTGGCTTCCATATACGCTTAAGTTTTACCAACAGaaacacatttgtttatttaggCAGCCCTCTGCAGGGCCCAGGCAAAAGGGCCATGTCCAATCCCCAGTGTCTGGGCACAAGTGAATCTTCACCATTTTTCCTGTTGAGGGATCAGAGATAGAGCCCGGGGAACCTGCAAGGTAATAGGCTAAAGAAGAAGAAGGGGTAGATGACTAATCTCGGGCCTTTTGCCCCTGCCTAGAAATGGCACAAAGCATCCCCTGAAATCAACAGACAGGTCTCCTCGTCCTTTGCTTTGGCCCAGGGCCCCACCAGTTTCACCCCGTTCTTTATAAGAGTTCTCTTTCAAAGGGGTCATACACCCCAGAGCTCACATAATAGTCCCAAATTCAAATTGCCTGGTCCTTCTGCCACAACACAGCCTTCCTTAGGGTCTGCTCTGGAGGTTAGGGCCCCCAGACCCCGCTCCCTTCTCCACTGCGTTCCTCATGGGGGCTTTCCTGGTGTCCAGCCCTGTTCCTCTGGGACAAGGTAGTTGTTGCTCTGGGTGTGATTAGCATCATCCCTCCCTAGGCCTTTGAAGGGATCTGGCCAGCAGCTGCCAAAGGTGTATCTGCATCTTGAAGCAGCTGCGCCAGTGATGGATAGCACTTGCCATCCAAAAAATCTCCCTCCAGCTGGCCTTCTGTCTCCAGGGCCTCACAGGCCAGGCCTAAGTCCAATTTTCTGTTCTGATTCCTCCAGCCTGGGGTTCCCTGATTCAGCCCACAAACCAGCAACCCTAGAGGAGCAGAAACACGGTTTGCTGAGAAGTGCTAGTCTGCTCAGGCCTCTTGAGGTCTGGACCCAAGTCAGGGCTGAAGTTGGGGCTGAAACTTAAGCCAGGGATATGGGCTGCCACCCTGGTGTGTCCGCTGGTGCTGGCCCAGGTTGGAGCTGCGGGCAAAGGCCTTGCCACACTGCAGGCCGACATAGGGCTTCTCACCGCTGTGCGCCACCTGGTGGATGAGCAGGTGGGAGCTCTGGCGGAAGCTCCTGCCACACTCGCTGCAAGCATAAAGCTTCTGGCCAGTGTGAGTGTGCTGGTGCCGCAGCAGATTTGAACTGTCTACAAAACTCTTGCTGCAGTTGGGACACTGATAGGGCTTCTCGCCTGTGTGCGCTCGCTGGTGTTTCAGGAGCTTGGAGCTGTGGTTGAAGATTTTGCCACATTCTGGGCAGGCATAGGGCCGTTCACTCAAGTGGATACGCTGGTGCTCAGTGAACTGGGTGCGCTCACTAAAGCCACGGCCACACTCAGGACACCTGAAGGGGCGCTCGCCATTGTGGGTGCGCTGGTGCCGTAGGCAGTCCGAGCTGTTGGTGAAGTTCTTGCCGCACTCACAGCAACTGTAGGGCTTCTCCCCTGTGTGCGAACGCTGGTGCTTGAGCAGGTAAGAGCTACGCCCAAAGCTGTCACCACACCAGGCACAGAGATAGGGCTTCTCACCCATGTGTGAGCGCTGGTGCTGCGCCAGGTTAGAGCTGAGGCTGAAGCTCTTGCCGCATTCCCCGCAGCGGTAGGGCTTCTCGCCTGTGTGCGTCCGCTGGTGCTGGATCAGGTTGTAGCTAACGCTGAAAGTCTTACCACACTCCGCACAGGCATAAGGTTTCTCACCCGTGTGCACCCGTTGGTGTTTAACCAGGTCCGAGCTGCGGCCAAATGCCTCCCCGCACTCTAGACACTCGTGGGGCCGGAGGCCTGAGTGGGAGCGACGGTGCTGGATGAGGTTGGAGTTCAGGCTGAAGCAACGGCCACACTCGGGACAGGGGTACGGTTTCTCGCCAGTATGTACCCGGTGGTGCTTAACCAGATCTGAGCCACGTTGGAAGTTTTTGCCACACTCTGGACAGCAGTAGGGCTTGTCACCTCCGTGGCTGCTTTGGTGGTGAATGAGGTCAGGGAGATAGGCTGCAGTCAGTCCACATTCCCGGCACTCGAAGGCTTTGGGGACAGCAGGACAGTTGGTCCTGGCAGGATCTTCTTCCTCCCCAGGGCCAGAGACTGACCTACGTAGGTACTGCAGGCCCAGCATCATTTCCCGAGCGGCCGGCTGCCCGGGCCATATCAAGAAGGGCCGATTGGGTGTAACAACTCCGCAACTGAAGGGGGACCCCAGGACTCCCTGGGATCCTGACGTCCGGTTctccccctgctctgccccttgcAGTTCTCCCTTGCAGCTTCTGGCGCCGCTGACTCCATTGCGGTGAAGAGAGTCCCGTTTTCTAGATACCAGCTACTTAACTCATAAACACAACCAGAGCTGGAGACACTTGGGACCCAGGGATCCAGCAACGGAAACGGAAATGTCCACTAGCCCGTGCCAGTCTAGGAAATAGCAGCGAACGGTCTCGGTAGGTTTAACCCTCTCATTCACCTGACGGAACAAGTGCTCCCACTTGGAGCCACTGTTAGGAACTTGACTTTTTCCGCTTGGCTCGGGGTTCTCAGTCGGTCAGCGCAGACTTCGGTGCCCCGGCCACCCGTGGGAGGCGGCAGAGAGAGCCTGCAGGAAAAGGTTATCGCTGCCGAGGACACGCTGGGGGCGGACTAGCCAAGTCACCTGGAACGGGACGGTACTGAGACTCTGGTCAGATGTCTGGGTTCCCCCGAGGCACTGACCCATCCGAATACCCTGGGAGAGTTTCCCATCCATCCTAAGTTAGGTGTGTTAAGCTTGGCGCGGACTACACAGCCCAGCGTGCACCGCACGCGCCTCTTTGTCTCGTACAACGATTAACCACTGCTCTCTACGTGTCTTCTGCGACTGTTCAAGTCAGACAACTGGGATCGCGAACTACAACTTCCGACTTGCATAATAACTGCGGCGGCGCTATTTAAAAAGCGTCAGAGAGGAGGTGCCTGGCCACGCCCCTCTCTTCCAGTTCCGCTCCCTTGGATGAGCTGCGAGGAGGGGGGCGGAGCCTTAGGCCTGAGCCAAGATGGCGACTGCGAAGCCAACCCCCACGGACTCGCTCTCGTTCTGCCTCGCGCAGCTCACGGCGGCGGCCGGGGAGGGTCTAGGTGGGGGAAAGGACACAGCTACCAACGAGACACCCTTGGGCCGTGCACTCCTAGCCCTCCGCACGCGCCACGTCAAGGCAGCGGGGGGAATCGAGCGCTTCCGGGCACGCGGCGGGCTCCGCCCCCTCCTTGCGCTGCTACGGCGAGCGGCTGCAGCGGGCCCCGCCCCGTCCCAGACTGGCCCCGGCTCCGCCCCCTCGTCGGTGGAGTCAGCGGCTTCTTTTGGCCCCGCCCCATCgccgggccccgccccctccgcggcggcggcggcggcgccctcTCCTCCAGCGCGCCTGCGCAAGACGCTGGACTTGGCGCTCAGCATCCTAGCCAACTGCTGTACGGAAGGGGCGTGCCGGGCTGAAGTGCGCAGACTCGGGGGCATTCTCCCATTGGGTAAGTGCTCCGCCCTCATATCCTAGAGGGATTCCAACTACGCCTCTGTCCCTATCTGGGCCTAAGCGGTCTTTAGTTCTTTGTGTTGTATCCTGAAAGAATGCACTTTATGACGGCGCAGCTCCCCCACCTCTCAAGCTGTCATGGCCCGTGACGTCACTGGCCTCTCTATAGATCGTACCCTAGCCCTCCTAGGTCAGATAATTACAGCCAATGATCTGGGTATTGACTGTGGAGCACCTCTCTCGCATCTGGGCTGCTGGAGCCAAAGGGTTATTTGATGACTCTTTCAGATGACTCTTAACCTACATTTATGctcacagcaggcactcagtgcTTACTGAGTGTCTGGCCTTGTGCAGGGCTCTTAAGTCCCATTTGATGAGCGGGAGATCAGGAGTAGTGATTAAGGAAGTGGGCTCTGCAGTCAGCTAGAACCCTCCCAGGCTGGGATTGTAATATGGGGTAATAGCTACCTCGAAAAATTGGGGTAGGGagaaaatggaatacaaaaaTAGAACTCAGATACTCTAAGCATGGACTGAGTACTTCCAGTTATTAAAAACTAGCACaataagaggggagggtatagcccagtggtagagcacctgcttagcatgcacgaggtcctgggttaaatacataaataaacataattatcttccccccaaaaaaaactagaACAATAAGAACAAATCCTaatccaatattttataataactattcatggaatgtaacctttaaaaactgtgaattactgtattgtatacctATACCATATAATATTgcacatcaactgtacttcaattaaaaaaaaaaacagaacaaatccTAACAAAAAATGGCAAGGTTTTCTACTCACCAGTTAAATTGGTGCCTCCTAGTGGCAACAATGTGAACACAGTTTACATGTCATTGCCTGCCAGCTATGAAATTTTGCCTATTTTGATGAACtcttaattttttgaataaaataaagcattaacatttaaaatttgcaAAAATGCATGCAGACCTTGATGTATTCAACGAGAGGCCTGGCACATTTATAAATCCTCAATAAATGATAggttttgttgttagtgtataacCCTGTCATTccttctctgttttatattttaaatatctccTGAAACCATCACTTATTTGCGTTCTTCCATCATGTGCCCAGAAAATGGTGCCCATGTGCTGGACTGTGCTGGTAGCTGATTTGGTTCAAGCCATTTTCTCACTATTGTGACAACCTCGGTGTTGCTCCCTCTGCCTTATTCTTCTCCCCTGTAGTCATTGTCCCCATGGCTGCCAGATTATATCATATCACTCCCATTCCTAAAACCCTCTGTTGCTCCCAGCATCCTCACATTCAAATCCTGATCAAGGCCCTTCATGAGGTCATAGCATAAACACTTGGTCTCACCTCTGGGCCTTTACAAAGTTTGCTTCCAAACTTGAAATGCCCTATAACACTTCTGTCCACCATCCTTCTAGCAAATACCTACCTATTGAACCTTCCAGACCCAGCAAGTGTTAGCCTATTCTGCAGACCTTCCCTGTCTCTCTCAGGCCACATTCTTGAGGTAATTAATGAGAGAGACAAGAAGAAGTAGAACCCTCAAGAGGCCAAACTCTCTTGCAGTGACCATTCTTCAGTGTGTGAAGACAGACAGCATCCAGAACCGAACAGCCCGTGCTCTGGGGAACTTAGCCATGGAACCTGAGAGCTGTGGGGACATCCACTCTGCTGGTGAGCAGTCTCCGAGGGGGGAGTCAGCTAGGACCTGGGGTGGACAAGGGACTTGAGGGTCTTTCCTTGCTCACCCTCTgtcctcttcttccctctccagGTGCTGTCCCCCTGCTCGTTGAGAGCCTGACGGCCTGCCAGGATTCACAGTGCCGGCAGAGTGTGGTTCGTGCCCTTCGCAACCTGGCAGATTCACCCCAGCACCGCCTGGCCCTAGCGCAGCAGGGAGCGGTGCGCCCACTGGCTGAGCTTCTGGCCGCTGCCCCAGACCCTGCACTTACCTTGGCCTTAGTCCGTGCCCTCCTGGAGCTGAGTCGAGGCTGCTCCCGGGCCTGTGCTGAGCAGCTAAGTCTGGGTGGGGGACTTGGCCCACTGGTCGGCCTGGCCTCCCACCCCAAAAGAGCAGTGCGTGAGGCAACTATCCTGATCCTTGCCAACCTGTGTGCCCAGGGCCTGGTGCGGCCTGCTCTGGGCAATGCTGGTGGCGTGGAGGTGCTACTAGGTGAGCTTCGGCGGCGTCGGGGCCCCAGCGGGGCCAGCCCCgcctcccagcagcccctggtGCGGGCTGTGTGTCTGCTGTGCCGGGAGGCCATCAACCGGGCCCGACTGCGGGATGCTGGTGGTCTGGAGCTGCTGATGGGCCTGCTGCGGGATCCTCGCGCCAGCACCTGGCACCCTCGTGTTGTGGCCGCCCTTGTGGGTTTCCTCTATGATACTGGGGCCCTGGGCCGGCTGCAGGCTCTGGGACTTGTACCTCTCCTGGCTGGGCAGCTGTGTGGTGAGGCTGGTgatgaggaagaagagggaagagaagcTGCTTCCTGGGACTTTCCTGAGGAGCGGACCCCTGAGAGAGCAGAGGCTGGAAGCTTCCGAAGCCTCAGGTGAGTTCCCAGCTGATGCTGTGGGATGGGGGTTTGTGTCTGCTCCAACCCTCTTCCCTATGCTTAATCCCCCAATTCTGTCTCAGCAAGACTTTTATTGACTCTGACTCCTAATTCCGGGTTCTCACTGAACAAGACCACTTTCTAGTCCTAATTAAATACACCTCTTCTCCCCTGGGGCCACctttgacctttcctccaccccaGCACCTCTGAACTTTTGGTCCCAGACAGGTTCACTGGAAGGTGGTATGTGCACTGGTTGTGATGATACACTCTGGAGTCTAAATTCTTATTCTAGTACCACCACTTTTAAGCTGAGTCATCTCAGGAAAGttaattaacttctctgagccccaaATTCCTTGTTTGTAGCATGGAGGATAATAATACATACATAACCCATaaagttgtaaagattaaatgagagcaCTTTGCA is a window of Vicugna pacos chromosome 18, VicPac4, whole genome shotgun sequence DNA encoding:
- the LOC102539956 gene encoding LOW QUALITY PROTEIN: uncharacterized protein (The sequence of the model RefSeq protein was modified relative to this genomic sequence to represent the inferred CDS: inserted 1 base in 1 codon); this encodes MESAAPEAARENXQGAEQGENRTSGSQGVLGSPFSCGVVTPNRPFLIWPGQPAAREMMLGLQYLRRSVSGPGEEEDPARTNCPAVPKAFECRECGLTAAYLPDLIHHQSSHGGDKPYCCPECGKNFQRGSDLVKHHRVHTGEKPYPCPECGRCFSLNSNLIQHRRSHSGLRPHECLECGEAFGRSSDLVKHQRVHTGEKPYACAECGKTFSVSYNLIQHQRTHTGEKPYRCGECGKSFSLSSNLAQHQRSHMGEKPYLCAWCGDSFGRSSYLLKHQRSHTGEKPYSCCECGKNFTNSSDCLRHQRTHNGERPFRCPECGRGFSERTQFTEHQRIHLSERPYACPECGKIFNHSSKLLKHQRAHTGEKPYQCPNCSKSFVDSSNLLRHQHTHTGQKLYACSECGRSFRQSSHLLIHQVAHSGEKPYVGLQCGKAFARSSNLGQHQRTHQGGSPYPWLKFQPQLQP